The genomic interval TTCTCCGCCTGCTCAACTTCCTGGAACCGCCCACGTTCGGTCGGCTCACCTTCATGGGGTCGAGCATTGCGCCTGGGCAGGAGGCGCCGCTGCAGCTGCGGCGTCGGGTCACCACCGTGTTCCAGCAGTCGGTGCTGCTCAACCGGAGCGTCCGGGACAACGTGGCCTTCGGGCTCAGGCTGCGAGGCCGCCGGGACTCCTCGGACCGGGTAGACGAGGCGCTGGAGATGGTGAGACTCAGTCACCTGCAGGGGCGCAGGGCCCGCACCCTATCCGGTGGGGAGGCGCAGCGGGTGGCCCTAGCTCGGGCCCTGGTGCTGGAGCCGGACGTGCTCCTCCTGGACGAGCCTACGGCCAACTTGGACCCGGCCAACGTCTGCCTGATTGAGGAGGCAGTGCGGTCCCGCAACCGTGAGAAAGGCACCACGGTGATCCTGGTCACCCACAACGTGTTCCAGGCGCGGCGGCTGGCGGATCGGGTGGGGCTCCTGCTATCGGGGAGGCTGGTAGAGGTGGCGGAGACGGAGGCCTTTTTCGGGGCGCCCCAGGACCCGAGGACGCAAGCCTTCGTGTCGGGGGAGATGGTCTACTAGCAGGGGCACAAGCACGGGCAGAGTGTGGACCAGGCCCGGACCGTGGGGAGATGTAGACAGTGGGGAAACGAATCCTGCTGGCTTCGGCGCTGCTGTTGATACTGACCGGCTGCACCGGGGCTACCGGCACCACCACAGGGGGAGCGGCGGAGGTGTCCCCGGGAGAAGGCGACGCCCTTCTGTTGGCCACCACCACCAGCACTGACGACTCGGGGCTTCTGGCTTACCTGCTGCCGTTCTTCGAGGAGGAGACCGGCATCCGGGTGGACGTGATCGCGGTGGGAACGGGCCAGGCGCTCAAGCTAGGCGAGGACGGTAATGCCGACGTGCTCCTGGTCCACGCCCGGGAGCTGGAGGACGCCTTCATGGAAGCCGGTCATGGCGCTCGCCGAGAGGACGTCATGTACAACGACTTCATCATTGTGGGGCCGGCCGAGGATCCGGCGGGCATCGGCGGCATGACTGAGGCAGCGGAAGCGCTGGCAAAGGTAGCCTCCTCCGGAGCGACCTTCGTGTCGCGAGGGGACGAGTCCGGGACCCACGCGCGGGAGAAGAGTCTCTGGCGGGCCGCTGCCATCGAGCCGGGAGGTGACTGGTACGTCTCGGCGGGGCAGGGCATGGGTGCCGTGCTGGGCATGGCGGACGAGCAGCGGGCCTACACTCTCAGCGACCGGGCCACCTACTTGGCCCGCAAGCTGGAGGGGCTGGACCTGGAGATCCTGGTGGAAGGCGATCCACTCCTGCTCAACCGCTACGGCGTGATCGCGGTGAACCCGTCCAAGGGGCCCCACATCCACGCCGACTGGGCGGAGGAGTTCGTGGAGTGGCTGATATCCGTCCCGGCGCAGGAGCGGATCGCTGAGTTCGGCGTGGCCGAGTTCGGGTCTGCCCTGTTCACTCCCGACTCCGAGCCCTGGAGGGCAGCCCACTAGCCGATCCTGTCTGGTGGCCGCGACGTCGCTTGCATGTCGGCTCTCTGAGGGCCGGGCCCGCTCTGGGGGCGAGGTCCCCAGGCGCGGCAGGGGCATGGAGGCAGGACGAGCGTGGGC from Anaerolineae bacterium carries:
- a CDS encoding solute-binding protein, whose protein sequence is MLTGCTGATGTTTGGAAEVSPGEGDALLLATTTSTDDSGLLAYLLPFFEEETGIRVDVIAVGTGQALKLGEDGNADVLLVHARELEDAFMEAGHGARREDVMYNDFIIVGPAEDPAGIGGMTEAAEALAKVASSGATFVSRGDESGTHAREKSLWRAAAIEPGGDWYVSAGQGMGAVLGMADEQRAYTLSDRATYLARKLEGLDLEILVEGDPLLLNRYGVIAVNPSKGPHIHADWAEEFVEWLISVPAQERIAEFGVAEFGSALFTPDSEPWRAAH
- a CDS encoding phosphate ABC transporter ATP-binding protein, whose protein sequence is MSDPIYTLEGVTKVYEGNPVLRVEQLEVERGEVLALVGPSGAGKSTLLRLLNFLEPPTFGRLTFMGSSIAPGQEAPLQLRRRVTTVFQQSVLLNRSVRDNVAFGLRLRGRRDSSDRVDEALEMVRLSHLQGRRARTLSGGEAQRVALARALVLEPDVLLLDEPTANLDPANVCLIEEAVRSRNREKGTTVILVTHNVFQARRLADRVGLLLSGRLVEVAETEAFFGAPQDPRTQAFVSGEMVY